Proteins encoded within one genomic window of Pygocentrus nattereri isolate fPygNat1 chromosome 7, fPygNat1.pri, whole genome shotgun sequence:
- the LOC108434083 gene encoding vomeronasal type-2 receptor 1-like: MAGGDFVIGGIFPLHYNQEMPDLNCTYKPGQVQCNGFDPRAFRWALTMKLAVEEINNSTELLPNHTLGYKIFDSCAYPLTGQRAALAVMNGPNEADRPMCSGASPMLAIIGESGSAQSIVVSRILQHFRIPMISYFSSCACLSNRQEFPTFFRVIPSDAYQVKAIAKLLLHFNWTWVGVVRGDHEYGRSALQGLLKELEGTGVCVAYQEMIPLLYNSQRAVEIFRVMNSSSARVVVVFSAEGELTPFLRDYMELNVTGIQWIASEAWVTAAVFTGSKYYPFLGGTIGFGIRQGYIPQLREYLTTVNPQRYPTNPLVQELWGALYGCSPFSSDGAQLPLCTGHETISKQHSAYMNTSSPRIAYNVYKGVYAIAHSLHNLISCNPGNGPFINSTCAHVTKVFPWQLQHYLQEVSFTISGEMVNFDTKGDSIPSYDLINWQKGTEGNIELVKVGMFDGAREPGKELVIYEMAITWSGDQTEVPVSVCSFSCAPGFRKAVRRGEPLCCFDCVPCDSGKISNQTDSIDCIPCSEDYWSNIDGTACIPKVVEFLSHDAMGVTLTVISVAGACVTLAVFAVFLYHRNTPIVRINNSELSFFILISLTLCFLCALIFIGEPTSWSCMLRHTAFSITFSLCISCILGKTLVVLAAFTATRPGNNVMKWLGPTQQRIIIFSCTLVQMIICAAWLIASPPFPYRNTQYQHSKIILDCSVGSALAFWCVLGYIGFLAGLCFILAFLARKLPGNFNEAKYITFSMLIFCAVWLAFVPAYVSSPGKFTTAVEIFAILASSFGLLSCLFAPKCYIILLKPEKNSKQHLMGKEKVLKDSEHTMQLTSSLMMFVSMLWTPGLSPACRADPVSCRLWVQPQLPGLSMNGDFVIGGIFSIHYYMRSEQNSYTRQPLQPQCSGSMDYRELRFARAMEFTIHEINNRTDLLPGITLGYQIHDSCSAVPMAVKVAFQFANGMEPFYNDTDSCSKSAAAAVPALVGESASTPSISMARILGLLGIPQVSNYATCACLSDKRQYPTFFRTVPSDHHQAAALARMVRHFGWTWIGAVRSDSDYGNNGMASFLKAAQEEGICVEYSESYYRTQPRSKLERVANVIRRSTARVIVAFVASGDMRFLLEELARQPPPPLQWIGSETWIIEPEFLRFNMCAGAIGFGVPRSVIPGLREFLLDLSPTQALKSPLLTEFWESSFSCSLKGSSEGARECDGSEDIRALQNPYTDTSQLRITNMVYKATYAIAHAIHGVICNDTQCDKSAKFTPWQILDQLKRVSFTTKNGFQVSFDSKGDPVAVYELINWQVKKGGTIDFIAVGHYDSSRPRGQEFSMSRSVSWMGGQTEVPRSVCSESCPPGTRKAVQKGKPVCCYDCIPCAEGEISNKTDSLNCVRCPPEFWPNTQRDSCLPKPVEFLSWDDTLSIILTVFSITGAFIAVCVAAVFYKHRTSPIVRANNSELSFLLLFSLTLCFLCSLTFIGQPSEWSCMLRHTAFGITFVLCISCVLGKTIVVLMAFRATLPGSNAMKWFGPPQQRLSVLTFTLIQVLICVLWLTISPPLPFKNLEQYKERIILECGLGSAIGFWAVLGYIGFLALLCFILAFLARKLPDNFNEAKFITFSMLIFCAVWITFIPAYVSSPGKFTVAVEIFAILASSFGLIICIFAPKCFIIVFRPQQNTKKHIMGKVPSKAL; this comes from the exons CCAAATGAAGCAGATAGGCCCATGTGTTCTGGTGCAAGCCCAATGCTGGCCATCATCGGTGAATCTGGATCCGCTCAGTCTATAGTGGTTTCTAGAATTTTGCAGCATTTCAGAATTCCAATG ATCAGCTACTTCTCATCCTGCGCCTGTCTCAGCAACAGACAAGAGTTCCCCACATTCTTCAGAGTCATCCCCAGTGATGCCTACCAAGTGAAAGCCATCGCCAAATTGCTGCTACACTTCAACTGGACTTGGGTAGGGGTGGTGCGAGGGGACCACGAGTATGGACGGTCAGCCCTCCAGGGCCTACTAAAGGAGTTGGAGGGTACAGGTGTGTGCGTGGCCTATCAGGAAATGATCCCACTGCTGTATAACAGCCAGAGGGCAGTAGAGATCTTTCGGGTGATGAACAGCTCCAGTGCTCGAGTAGTAGTGGTGTTCTCAGCTGAGGGAGAGCTCACACCCTTTCTGAGAGACTACATGGAGCTGAATGTCACTGGGATCCAATGGATTGCCAGCGAGGCCTGGGTAACAGCTGCAGTGTTCACCGGAAGCAAGTACTACCCCTTCCTTGGTGGCACTATTGGGTTTGGTATACGGCAGGGCTACATCCCACAGTTGAGGGAATATCTGACAACGGTAAACCCACAAAGGTACCCCACCAATCCCCTAGTGCAGGAACTGTGGGGGGCTCTTTATGGCTGCTCTCCCTTCTCAAGCGATGGCGCTCAGCTGCCCCTATGCACAGGGCACGAGACCATCAGCAAGCAGCACTCTGCCTACATGAACACCTCCAGCCCTCGCATTGCTTACAATGTCTACAAAGGGGTATATGCTATCGCTCACTCCCTCCACAACCTCATTTCCTGCAATCCTGGAAATGGCCCATTCATTAACTCCACTTGTGCACACGTCACCAAAGTCTTCCCATGGCAG CTCCAGCATTACCTTCAAGAGGTCTCCTTTACTATCTCAGGAGAGATGGTGAACTTTGACACAAAAGGTGACTCTATCCCATCCTACGACCTGATCAACTGGCAGAAGGGCACAGAAGGCAATATTGAGCTGGTAAAAGTGGGCATGTTTGATGGAGCTCGAGAGCCTGGGAAGGAGCTGGTCATTTATGAGATGGCTATCACATGGTCTGGAGACCAGACAGAG GTGCCAGTATCTGTTTGCAGTTTCAGCTGTGCTCCGGGATTCAGGAAGGCTGTCCGTCGTGGGGAGCCTCTGTGCTGCTTTGATTGTGTACCATGTGACAGTGGCAAGATTAGTAATCAGACAG ATTCAATAGACTGCATTCCTTGTTCTGAAGATTACTGGTCCAACATTGATGGAACAGCATGTATCCCCAAGGTTGTTGAGTTCCTTTCTCATGACGCAATGGGAGTGACGCTGACAGTGATTTCTGTGGCAGGGGCCTGCGTCACTTTAGCTGTATTTGCAGTTTTCCTCTATCACAGAAACACTCCCATAGTGCGAATCAATAACTCAGAGCTGAGTTTCTTCATTCTAATCTCCTTGACGCTGTGCTTCCTGTGTGCGCTGATCTTTATTGGAGAGCCCACGTCCTGGTCATGCATGCTGCGCCACACTGCTTTCAGCATTAccttctctctctgcatctcctgCATCTTGGGCAAAACGTTAGTGGTTCTGGCAGCTTTCACAGCCACCCGGCCTGGAAACAATGTGATGAAGTGGCTCGGGCCTACGCAGCAGAGGATCATCATCTTCAGCTGCACTCTGGTCCAGATGATCATCTGTGCTGCGTGGCTCATAGCCTCCCCTCCATTCCCCTACAGAAACACGCAGTATCAGCACTCCAAGATCATTCTGGACTGCAGTGTGGGCTCTGCCCTGGCCTTCTGGTGTGTGCTGGGCTACATTGGTTTTTTGGCTGGCCTGTGCTTCATTTTGGCCTTCCTGGCTCGCAAACTGCCGGGAAATTTTAACGAGGCTAAATATATCACCTTCAGCATGTTGATATTTTGTGCAGTGTGGTTGGCCTTTGTGCCTGCCTACGTCAGCTCACCTGGTAAATTTACCACTGCTGTTGAAATATTTGCTATTTTAGCTTCTAGCTTCGGCCTCCTTTCGTGCTTGTTTGCTCCAAAATGTTATATTATTCTACTCAAACCAGAGAAGAACTCCAAACAGCATCTAATggggaaagaaaa AGTACTGAaagacagtgagcacactatgCAGCTGACGTCAAGTCTAATGATGTTTGTATCAATGCTGTGGACACCTGGGCTCAGTCCAGCATGTAGAGCTGATCCTGTCAGCTGCAGGCTTTGGGTTCAGCCTCAGTTGCCTGGTCTTTCTATGAATGGAGATTTTGTGATTGGGGGGATTTTCTCCATTCATTACTACATGAGATCAGAGCAGAACAGCTACACCAGACAGCCACTCCAGCCTCAGTGCTCTGGGAG TATGGATTACAGGGAGCTGCGCTTCGCTCGTGCCATGGAGTTCACCATCCACGAGATCAACAACAGAACAGATCTCCTGCCGGGAATCACGTTAGGATACCAGATACACGACTCGTGCTCTGCAGTGCCGATGGCTGTTAAAGTTGCATTTCAATTTGCAAACGGGATGGAACCATTTTACAATGATACTGATTCCTGTTCAAAATCAGCAGCTGCAGCTGTTCCTGCTCTCGTGGGAGAGTCTGCTTCAACCCCCTCTATCAGCATGGCCAGAATACTGGGACTCCTTGGAATTCCACAG GTAAGCAATTACGCAACCTGCGCATGTCTGAGCGATAAGCGTCAGTATCCTACTTTCTTCAGGACCGTGCCAAGTGACCACCACCAAGCGGCCGCACTAGCAAGGATGGTCAGACACTTTGGCTGGACATGGATTGGGGCAGTGCGCAGCGACTCAGACtatggaaataatggaatgGCGTCGTTTCTAAAGGCTGCGCAGGAGGAGGGAATCTGTGTGGAGTACTCCGAGTCCTACTACAGAACACAACCGCGCAGTAAACTGGAGAGAGTGGCGAACGTCATCCGGAGATCAACAGCCCGGGTAATAGTAGCGTTTGTTGCTTcaggagatatgaggtttctgTTGGAGGAGCTGGCGAGACAGCCTCCGCCTCCCCTTCAGTGGATCGGCAGCGAAACGTGGATTATAGAACCAGAGTTTCTGCGCTTTAACATGTGCGCTGGGGCGATAGGATTTGGGGTTCCCCGCTCGGTGATTCCAGGTCTTCGTGAGTTTCTTCTGGATCTCTCTCCAACACAAGCACTGAAATCTCCTCTGCTaacggagttttgggagagctcGTTCAGCTGTAGCCTAAAAGGCTCCTCAGAAGGCGCGCGGGAATGTGATGGTAGTGAGGATATCCGCGCGCTGCAGAACCCGTATACAGACACGTCGCAGCTGCGCATCACTAACATGGTGTATAAAGCTACGTATGCCATAGCGCATGCCATCCATGGTGTTATCTGTAATGACACGCAGTGCGACAAGAGCGCTAAATTCACACCATGGCAG ATACTCGACCAGCTCAAGAGAGTGAGCTTCACTACAAAGAATGGTTTTCAGGTCTCGTTTGACTCCAAAGGAGACCCTGTGGCCGTCTACGAGCTCATAAACTGGCAGGTTAAGAAAGGTGGCACAATAGATTTCATCGCTGTGGGTCACTACGACTCATCCAGACCAAGAGGCCAGGAGTTCAGTATGAGCAGAAGTGTCAGCTGGATGGGGGGACAGACTGAG GTGCCAAgatctgtgtgcagtgagagctgtcCTCCAGGGACCaggaaggctgtgcagaaaggaaagccagtctgctgctatgactgtataccatgtgcagaaggagagatcagcaACAAGACAG ACTCTCTAAATTGTGTGCGCTGCCCTCCTGAGTTCTGGCCCAACACCCAGCGAGACAGCTGCCTCCCCAAGCCTGTGGAGTTCCTGTCCTGGGACGACACTCTGAGCATCATCCTGACAGTGTTCTCCATCACTGGGGCATTCATAGCTGTATGTGTGGCTGCTGTTTTCTACAAACACAGAACCTCTCCAATTGTCCGAGCAAacaactcagagctgagcttcctgctgctcttctcactgactctgtgtttcctttgttcacttactttcattggTCAGCCCTCTGAGTGGTCCTGTATGCTGCGCCACACAGCGTTTGGGATCACCttcgtcctctgcatctcctgtgttctgggaaaaacaatagtggtgttaatggccttcagagctacacttccaggcagtaatgccatgaaatggtttgggcctccacagcagagactcagtgttCTCACCTTCACTCTCATACAGGTCCTAATTTGTGTTCTTTGGTTGACAatatctcctcctctccccttcAAAAATCTAGAACAATACAAGGAAAGGATAATCCTGGAATGTGGATTAGGTTCAGCTATAGGAttctgggctgtgctgggttatataggatttctggctcttttgtgttttattttagcttttctagcacggaagctgcctgataactttaatgaagccaagttcatcacattcagcatgctcatattctgtgcagtATGGATCACCTTTATcccagcttatgtcagctctcctggaaagttcactgtagctgtagaGATATTTGCTATTTTAGCATCAAGCTTTGGCTTAATCATTTGTATTTTTGCTCCCAAGTGTTTCATAATTGTTTTTAGGCCACAGCAGAATACCAAGAAACACATCATGGGCAAGGTACCCTCCAAGGCTCTTTGA